The following are encoded together in the Phaseolus vulgaris cultivar G19833 chromosome 9, P. vulgaris v2.0, whole genome shotgun sequence genome:
- the LOC137822106 gene encoding uncharacterized protein: MLLAKEMGAKGLLAKSDSLLVTGQVTGEYQVKDPQMAAFLEYVQVLKETFEIFELAHVPREQNARADLLVKLASSGKGSRQRTVIQETTNMADNMAEVQEISTLEGVSRSHRSLTQETVKTPRISVYPVVVEMSSQFYQVEIGETWMTPYQRYFADEVLPLEPTEARKIKKNLSKYTLIDGKLFRHGFTHPILVCVNGEQCTHIMAELHEGICGSYISGQSLSSKVIRARYYWPTMREDCTRYAQRCK; encoded by the coding sequence ATGTTgttagccaaggagatgggagccaaAGGTTtgctggcaaagagtgactccttGTTAGTCACAGGCCAGGTCACGGGGGAGTACCAAGTtaaagaccctcagatggccGCATTCCTAGAGTATGTTCAAGTTCTGAAGGAGACGTTTGAGATTTTCGAGTTAGCCCacgtgcccagagagcagaatgcccgagcagacttgcttgtaaagctcgccagttcgggcaaggggagcaggcagaggacagtaattCAGGAGACAACGAATATGGCAGACAATATGGCAGAAGTCCAGGAAATCAGCACATTGGAAGGGGTGAGTAGGAGTCATCGGTCGTTAACGCAGGAGACGGTGAAAACGCCCAGAATAAGCGTGTACCCGGTTGTTGTGGAGATGTCGTCGCAGTTTTACCAAGTTGAAATAGGAGAAacttggatgacaccctaccaaCGCTATTTTGCTGATGAAGTACTCCCGCTAGAGCCAACAGAAGCcagaaaaatcaagaaaaatttgaGCAAGTACACCTTGATCGATGGAAAGTTGTTTAGGCatgggttcacccaccctatcctGGTATGTGTAAATGGCGAGCAATGCACACACATTATGGCAGAACTGCATGAGGGGATATGCGGTAGCTATATCAGCGGTCAATCCCTCTCGTCAAAGGTCATTCGTGCAAGATATTATTGGCCcaccatgagggaagattgcacgaGGTATGCACAGCGGTGCAAGTAG